The proteins below come from a single Deltaproteobacteria bacterium genomic window:
- a CDS encoding ammonium transporter has protein sequence MNTGDTAWLLISAALVMFMTPGLALFYGGMVRRKNILGTIMQSLIIIGLVSVEWVLVGYSMAFGPDHGGVIGDLSWFALNGVGLAPFKEYAATVPHQAFMVYQMMFAVITPALITGAFAERFRFSTFLVFTLLWSLLVYNPVAHWVWGIGGWIRNLGAIDFAGGTVVHITSGVSALAAALVVGKRKGFGTDNMAPHNLPMTVIGASILWFGWFGFNAGSALAAGELSTSAFIATHLAAASATLSWVFTEWAHRKKPTVLGAASGCVAGLVAITPASGFVQPVAAIAIGLAAGALCYGAVMMKGRFGYDDSLDVVGVHCVGGTFGALATGLFATVAVNAGGANGLFYGNPKLLAVQALAAGVSLVYSFAVTYGLLKILDKVMGLRVAKEDEQMGLDLSEHGEAGYNW, from the coding sequence ATGAACACCGGCGACACAGCTTGGCTGCTGATATCCGCGGCACTGGTCATGTTCATGACCCCGGGGCTCGCGCTCTTCTATGGAGGGATGGTCCGGAGGAAGAACATCCTGGGGACCATCATGCAGTCCCTGATCATCATCGGCCTCGTCAGCGTGGAGTGGGTCCTCGTCGGGTACAGCATGGCGTTCGGGCCCGACCACGGGGGCGTCATCGGCGACCTGTCGTGGTTCGCCCTGAACGGCGTGGGGCTCGCGCCGTTCAAGGAGTACGCCGCCACGGTTCCCCACCAGGCGTTCATGGTCTACCAGATGATGTTCGCCGTCATCACTCCGGCGCTCATCACCGGGGCGTTCGCGGAGCGGTTCCGGTTCTCGACCTTCCTCGTGTTCACCCTCCTGTGGTCGCTGCTCGTCTACAACCCGGTGGCCCACTGGGTGTGGGGAATCGGCGGGTGGATCCGGAACCTCGGCGCGATCGATTTCGCCGGCGGCACGGTCGTCCACATCACCTCGGGCGTTTCCGCCCTGGCGGCGGCGCTGGTCGTCGGGAAGCGGAAGGGGTTCGGAACGGACAACATGGCGCCGCACAACCTGCCGATGACGGTCATCGGGGCGTCGATCCTCTGGTTCGGCTGGTTCGGTTTCAATGCGGGCAGCGCGCTGGCCGCCGGGGAGCTGTCCACGAGCGCGTTCATCGCGACCCACCTCGCCGCGGCGTCGGCGACGCTGTCGTGGGTCTTCACGGAGTGGGCCCACCGGAAGAAGCCCACCGTCCTCGGCGCCGCGTCGGGGTGCGTCGCGGGGCTGGTGGCGATCACCCCCGCGTCGGGGTTCGTGCAGCCGGTCGCCGCGATCGCCATCGGACTGGCCGCCGGAGCGCTCTGCTACGGGGCGGTGATGATGAAGGGGCGGTTCGGGTACGACGATTCCCTGGACGTGGTCGGCGTGCACTGCGTGGGCGGGACCTTCGGCGCGCTGGCGACCGGACTGTTCGCCACGGTGGCGGTGAACGCGGGCGGGGCGAACGGCCTGTTTTACGGCAACCCGAAGCTGCTCGCGGTCCAGGCGCTGGCCGCCGGGGTCTCCCTCGTCTACTCCTTCGCCGTGACCTACGGCCTGCTGAAGATCCTGGACAAGGTCATGGGCCTCCGGGTCGCGAAGGAGGACGAGCAGATGGGGCTGGACCTCTCCGAGCACGGGGAGGCCGGATACAACTGGTAG